Proteins encoded together in one candidate division WOR-3 bacterium window:
- a CDS encoding ATP-dependent Clp protease ATP-binding subunit, with protein sequence MQERFTERVRKVMSYARQEAIRLHHDYIGTEHILLGIVKEGEGVAAVVLTNLGINLDDLRRAVENAVPAGFETLVLGEVPLNQEAKSALNFAVDEARKMNHTYVGTEHLLLGLLREERGVACQVLQSLGIDIELVRQETIRLLSGDKGTAGAKTRSKTPALDYFSRDLTQLAREEKLDPIIGREKEIERIVQILARRKKNNPVLIGEAGVGKTAIVEGLAQRIVVGRVPNVLKNKRVLALDMAAIVAGTKYRGQFEERLKSILNEIQHHGDCIIFIDEIHTIVGAGAAEGAIDASSILKPALARGEIQVIGATTPEEYRRYIEKHSALERRFQKIMVEPPTVAETVQILQGLKEKYELHHNVTYEDAALYAAAYLADRYITDRYLPDKAIDVIDEAGSRVKLLRPVINPELDEIESKIEKITRAKEEAVRRQEFERAAELRDEQKKLTEYLKRKRKEWEKKGSFPVVTEEDIAYVVSSWTSIPLAKLEEKESSRLLRMEEELKQWIVGQDEAIAAIAKAIRRSRAGVKDPRRPIGSFIFLGPTGVGKTELARVLARFLFGDENALLRFDMSEYMEKFNVSRLVGAPPGYVGYEEGGQLTEKVRRKQYSVVLFDEIEKAHPDVFNILLQILDDGQITDSLGRKVNFKNTVIIMTSNIASTEIRGLSGIGFTPATPEVNYENIRDKVMTEVKRVFRPEFLNRVDEVIVFRPLDRPQMEAIVDIQLRELSRRLEEKKISLELTPAAKELLVQEGFDPQYGARPIKRALRRLLEDPLAEELLRGCLAENAKILVDRDGDRLIFRESAREAEAPIKE encoded by the coding sequence ATGCAGGAAAGATTTACCGAGAGGGTTCGCAAAGTAATGTCCTATGCCCGGCAGGAGGCAATCAGGCTCCATCACGACTACATCGGGACCGAACACATCTTGTTGGGAATTGTCAAAGAAGGTGAAGGTGTTGCCGCGGTTGTCCTCACTAACCTGGGCATCAACCTTGATGACCTGCGTCGGGCAGTAGAAAATGCGGTGCCCGCCGGGTTTGAAACCCTGGTCCTGGGTGAGGTACCGCTGAATCAGGAGGCAAAATCGGCGCTCAACTTTGCGGTTGATGAAGCCCGCAAGATGAACCACACCTATGTCGGCACCGAACACCTCCTTCTGGGACTTTTGCGCGAAGAGCGGGGTGTTGCCTGTCAGGTCCTCCAGTCACTGGGTATTGATATTGAACTGGTCCGGCAAGAGACCATCCGGCTTCTGAGCGGTGACAAAGGAACCGCTGGCGCCAAAACCCGTTCCAAGACCCCGGCACTGGACTACTTCTCGCGCGATTTGACCCAACTGGCGCGCGAAGAGAAACTGGACCCCATCATTGGCAGAGAAAAGGAGATTGAGCGCATTGTCCAGATTCTTGCCCGGCGTAAAAAGAACAACCCGGTTTTAATTGGCGAAGCCGGGGTAGGCAAAACCGCAATTGTTGAAGGGCTTGCCCAGCGCATTGTTGTCGGCCGGGTGCCCAATGTGTTAAAGAACAAACGGGTTCTGGCGCTCGATATGGCGGCGATTGTTGCCGGCACCAAGTATCGGGGCCAGTTTGAAGAACGCCTGAAATCAATCCTGAATGAGATTCAACATCATGGCGACTGCATCATATTTATCGACGAAATCCACACGATTGTCGGTGCCGGTGCTGCGGAAGGCGCCATTGACGCCTCCAGCATTTTGAAACCGGCTCTTGCCCGCGGTGAGATTCAGGTGATTGGTGCCACCACACCCGAAGAGTACCGGCGCTACATTGAAAAGCACTCCGCCTTGGAGCGCCGATTCCAGAAGATTATGGTCGAACCGCCGACGGTCGCCGAAACGGTCCAGATTCTCCAGGGTCTTAAAGAGAAGTACGAACTGCACCACAATGTCACCTATGAAGATGCGGCACTTTACGCTGCTGCCTATCTTGCCGACCGCTACATCACCGACCGTTACCTGCCGGACAAGGCGATTGATGTCATTGACGAAGCCGGCTCCCGGGTAAAACTGTTGCGCCCGGTAATCAATCCCGAACTGGACGAAATTGAAAGTAAGATTGAGAAAATCACCCGCGCCAAAGAGGAGGCGGTCCGGCGTCAGGAGTTTGAACGCGCCGCAGAACTGCGCGACGAACAGAAGAAGTTGACCGAATACCTGAAGCGGAAACGCAAGGAGTGGGAAAAGAAGGGCAGTTTTCCGGTGGTAACCGAAGAGGACATCGCCTATGTGGTCTCCTCCTGGACATCAATCCCGCTTGCCAAACTGGAAGAAAAGGAGTCCTCCCGGCTCTTGAGAATGGAAGAGGAACTGAAACAGTGGATTGTAGGCCAGGACGAGGCGATTGCCGCCATTGCCAAGGCGATTCGGCGTTCCCGCGCCGGGGTAAAAGACCCGCGCCGGCCTATCGGCTCCTTCATCTTTTTGGGTCCAACCGGCGTCGGTAAAACCGAACTGGCACGGGTTCTTGCCCGGTTTTTGTTTGGGGACGAAAACGCCCTGCTGCGGTTTGATATGTCCGAGTATATGGAGAAGTTCAATGTCTCGCGACTCGTTGGCGCGCCCCCGGGCTATGTCGGCTACGAAGAAGGTGGCCAGTTGACCGAAAAGGTACGGCGCAAACAGTATTCGGTCGTTCTCTTTGACGAAATCGAAAAGGCGCATCCGGATGTGTTCAACATCCTGCTGCAGATTCTTGACGATGGTCAGATAACCGATTCGCTGGGCAGAAAGGTCAACTTCAAAAACACCGTAATAATAATGACCTCGAACATCGCCTCTACCGAAATCCGTGGCCTGTCCGGTATCGGCTTTACCCCGGCAACACCTGAGGTGAACTACGAAAACATCCGGGACAAGGTTATGACCGAAGTCAAGAGGGTGTTCCGACCGGAGTTCCTGAATCGGGTTGATGAGGTAATTGTGTTCCGGCCCTTGGACCGACCGCAGATGGAGGCGATTGTCGACATCCAGTTGCGGGAACTTTCCCGGCGCCTGGAAGAGAAAAAGATTTCCCTTGAATTGACACCAGCCGCAAAAGAACTTCTGGTTCAGGAAGGGTTTGACCCGCAGTATGGTGCCCGACCAATTAAACGGGCGCTGCGTCGCCTTCTTGAGGACCCGCTTGCCGAAGAACTGCTCCGCGGTTGCCTCGCCGAGAACGCCAAAATTCTGGTTGACCGCGATGGCGACCGACTGATTTTCCGGGAGTCGGCCCGAGAAGCAGAAGCGCCGATCAAGGAATGA
- a CDS encoding aryl-sulfate sulfotransferase — MTWLYRVRFALCVLCLLLFARPGYTANIRTMGLIFRDSTADFPGYTLFAPMSYTVVYLIDNNGMMVHSWTGVYWPGLSVNLCPNGLLLRTCQVGNGVFFGGGGSGGRVELVDWDGAVVWAFDYSSSTYCQHHDAIMLPNGNILMIAWELKSREEAIAAGRNPNLLIYNALWPDHLIEVNPATNSIVWEWHVWDHLIQDYDSTKPNYGDPRAHPELIDLNYVSGMAVADWNHCNSVAYNQELDQVIISSRQFSEVWVIDHSTTIEQARSHSGGRYGRGGDLLYRWGNPRTYRRQETIGQTLFGQHDAQWIEPGLPGAGNILLFNNGYGRVPTFSTVDEFVPPMDSAGFYHLGADSAYGPAAPIWQYVAPIPESLYSSLISGCQRLPNGNTLICSGLNGTMLEVTPDGRQVWEYVNPVTRYGPQEQGRILPAGANQVFKARRYPIDYSGLRGRNLDPLGPIEQYPQAVQEEPVIRLGDNRRSLMVNDVVMLSGADFADVLDPMGRKLMRLQTGSNDIHNLTPGIYFLVGPSGIQKTRLVKTR, encoded by the coding sequence GTGACTTGGCTTTACCGAGTCCGTTTTGCTCTTTGTGTTCTTTGCCTCCTGCTGTTTGCCCGCCCGGGTTACACAGCCAACATCAGAACGATGGGGCTGATTTTCCGGGACTCAACTGCGGATTTTCCCGGTTACACCCTTTTTGCTCCAATGTCGTACACGGTAGTTTATCTTATCGACAACAATGGAATGATGGTGCACTCCTGGACCGGTGTCTATTGGCCCGGTTTGTCGGTCAACCTGTGCCCGAACGGCTTGCTTTTACGAACCTGCCAGGTAGGTAATGGGGTGTTTTTCGGTGGCGGTGGTTCGGGCGGTCGGGTAGAACTGGTTGATTGGGACGGTGCGGTGGTCTGGGCATTTGATTACTCAAGTTCAACCTATTGCCAGCATCACGATGCGATAATGTTACCAAATGGCAACATCTTGATGATTGCCTGGGAGTTGAAGAGTCGGGAAGAGGCGATTGCGGCAGGGAGAAACCCCAACCTTCTAATTTACAACGCGCTCTGGCCTGACCACTTAATTGAAGTCAATCCGGCAACGAATTCAATTGTATGGGAGTGGCATGTCTGGGACCATCTGATTCAGGATTACGATTCAACTAAGCCCAACTACGGTGACCCCCGTGCCCATCCCGAGTTGATTGACCTGAATTATGTATCAGGAATGGCGGTTGCCGACTGGAATCACTGTAACAGCGTCGCCTACAATCAAGAACTTGACCAGGTTATAATAAGCAGCCGGCAGTTCTCTGAAGTCTGGGTTATTGACCATTCAACAACGATTGAACAAGCCCGGAGCCACTCTGGTGGCCGCTATGGCAGAGGTGGTGATTTGCTCTATCGCTGGGGAAATCCCCGAACTTATCGCCGTCAGGAAACGATAGGTCAGACACTTTTTGGCCAGCACGATGCGCAATGGATTGAACCGGGACTGCCCGGTGCCGGAAATATCTTACTTTTCAACAACGGTTACGGTCGGGTTCCGACATTTTCAACCGTTGACGAGTTTGTGCCGCCGATGGATTCGGCTGGGTTTTACCATCTTGGTGCGGATTCGGCATACGGGCCTGCGGCGCCGATATGGCAATATGTTGCACCAATACCCGAGAGTCTGTACTCCAGTCTGATTTCGGGCTGTCAGCGTTTGCCCAATGGTAACACTTTGATATGTAGTGGCTTGAACGGAACGATGCTGGAGGTAACGCCTGATGGTCGCCAGGTCTGGGAATATGTTAACCCGGTTACTCGATATGGTCCACAGGAGCAGGGTAGAATTTTACCCGCGGGTGCGAATCAGGTGTTTAAGGCGCGGCGCTACCCGATTGACTACTCCGGCTTGCGGGGACGCAATCTTGACCCGCTTGGACCGATTGAGCAATATCCGCAGGCGGTACAGGAAGAACCGGTTATCAGGCTTGGTGATAATCGGCGTTCGTTAATGGTCAATGATGTTGTTATGTTGAGTGGTGCTGATTTTGCCGATGTTTTGGACCCGATGGGCAGAAAGTTAATGCGCTTGCAAACGGGTTCGAACGATATCCACAACCTAACTCCGGGCATTTACTTTCTTGTTGGTCCTTCGGGAATTCAGAAGACAAGGCTGGTGAAAACACGGTGA
- a CDS encoding adenosine-specific kinase translates to MEIKSVPIEKPAEINLILGQSHFIKTVEDIHELLVTSIPGAKFGIAFCESSGPCLIRHSGTDHELEALAIKNALAIGAGHSFVILLGNAYPINILNGLKQIQEVCTIYCATANPVKVVIAEDETGRGILGVIDGEKPKGVESEKEIAERKNFLRKIGYKQ, encoded by the coding sequence ATGGAGATTAAATCGGTTCCAATTGAAAAACCGGCAGAAATCAACCTCATCCTTGGCCAATCCCACTTCATTAAAACAGTTGAAGACATCCACGAACTACTTGTTACATCCATCCCCGGAGCAAAATTCGGCATCGCCTTCTGCGAATCTTCCGGTCCCTGCCTTATCCGTCACTCGGGCACCGACCACGAACTTGAAGCCCTGGCGATAAAAAATGCCCTTGCCATCGGCGCTGGCCACTCCTTCGTCATCCTTTTGGGCAACGCCTATCCCATCAACATCCTCAACGGCTTAAAACAGATTCAGGAAGTGTGCACCATCTACTGTGCCACCGCCAATCCGGTAAAAGTTGTCATTGCCGAAGACGAAACCGGCCGGGGCATTCTCGGCGTGATTGACGGTGAAAAACCCAAAGGGGTTGAATCCGAAAAAGAGATTGCGGAGCGCAAGAACTTTTTAAGAAAAATCGGCTATAAACAGTAG
- the bamA gene encoding outer membrane protein assembly factor BamA — translation MTSLLLALLLATQWSLDTNRLVLLDISAQTKNTDPNLVIRAAGLTPKSVYTTGSFRTALAEAIRKIYELGLFAQIRAETTMVADGVKLNFVLEEYPKLKSVQFEGYRRVKKKDLQSKVKLREGEILTEKKVFDLKQELLKLYKQKGFLLVKIEPQQSRPDSTGAVVLTYQIDEGDPVRIRKIEIYGNENFTDQQIKKKLTNKEKVWYRKGQLKEDEFAKDLDRIVEFYKQRGFIEARVLDYEMKYDQGWVDITIYVAEGKKYFFGNFTFQGDSVISAERLKKLVRYRPGAVYNIKLAQNTLTDIYSLYAEEGYIYAQVSPIEQISADTVHITYEITEGLPAFIRLVQIEGNQQTKDKVIRREISSLPGYPFKRSEVLRSQRDIFNLGFFEDVSLDYRRVDTTGAIDLIYKVKEKSFFGTIGAGVSYSAQDQFTGYVELQQPNLLGQGWRTNLKLEKGSKKTNFQLSFTEPWLFDTPTSAGFDAFYLTRDYDYYNKQEISGGVSFSRPLMLDYTRAYLGLRVSDAYVPPASITASYKPSKLFNVYRDTVHKTSFIPSITLTRDSRDYIYNPLTGSAITYTVDLSVGDIRFQRHTIDITQHLPLFWKFGLKGRTRFGYITGFSPADTVPLYERFYPGGTGPDGIRGYGERTVGPYDAGYPVGGRMLALFSLEYKLRLNPQLSFLAFFDAGNTWDRPNQFNLSDLKRGAGIGVRLEIPMLGLIGFDLGYGFDKARPGWEPHFQLGTTF, via the coding sequence ATGACATCCCTTTTACTGGCGCTTTTGCTTGCGACCCAGTGGAGTTTAGATACCAACCGGTTAGTTCTTCTCGACATCTCTGCCCAGACTAAAAACACCGACCCCAACCTCGTCATCCGTGCGGCCGGTTTGACGCCAAAATCGGTTTACACGACGGGTAGTTTCCGTACCGCATTAGCCGAAGCCATCAGAAAGATTTACGAACTGGGTCTGTTTGCGCAAATTCGTGCCGAGACGACGATGGTTGCCGATGGTGTTAAACTGAACTTTGTCCTTGAAGAGTATCCGAAACTCAAATCGGTCCAGTTCGAGGGCTATCGCCGGGTCAAGAAAAAGGACCTGCAATCAAAAGTAAAACTGCGCGAAGGCGAAATCCTGACCGAAAAGAAGGTTTTTGACCTGAAACAGGAACTGCTTAAACTCTATAAACAGAAGGGTTTTCTCCTTGTCAAAATTGAGCCCCAGCAATCGCGTCCTGATTCAACCGGCGCCGTGGTCCTCACCTATCAGATTGACGAAGGCGACCCGGTGCGTATCCGCAAAATTGAAATCTACGGCAACGAAAATTTTACCGACCAGCAGATTAAAAAGAAACTCACCAACAAAGAGAAGGTCTGGTATCGCAAGGGGCAGTTAAAAGAAGACGAGTTTGCCAAAGACCTCGACCGTATCGTCGAATTTTACAAACAGCGCGGCTTCATTGAAGCCCGGGTCCTTGACTACGAGATGAAGTACGACCAGGGCTGGGTGGACATCACCATCTATGTCGCGGAAGGTAAGAAGTACTTCTTCGGCAACTTTACATTTCAGGGCGATTCGGTCATTAGCGCCGAACGGCTCAAAAAACTGGTCCGCTATCGACCGGGTGCGGTTTACAACATCAAACTTGCCCAGAACACCCTGACCGACATCTATTCGCTCTACGCTGAAGAAGGCTACATTTATGCCCAGGTCAGCCCAATAGAACAGATTAGCGCCGACACCGTGCACATCACCTACGAAATTACCGAAGGGCTGCCGGCGTTTATTCGGCTCGTCCAGATTGAAGGCAATCAACAAACTAAAGACAAGGTCATCCGTCGGGAAATCAGTTCGTTACCGGGCTACCCTTTCAAACGGTCTGAGGTGCTGCGCAGCCAGCGCGACATATTCAACCTCGGCTTCTTTGAAGATGTTTCCCTTGACTATCGCCGCGTTGACACCACCGGCGCAATTGACCTTATCTACAAGGTCAAGGAGAAAAGTTTCTTTGGCACCATCGGCGCCGGTGTTTCCTATTCTGCCCAGGATCAGTTCACCGGCTATGTTGAACTCCAGCAACCCAACCTCTTGGGACAGGGCTGGCGCACCAACCTCAAACTGGAAAAGGGCAGCAAAAAAACCAACTTCCAGTTGAGTTTTACCGAACCCTGGCTTTTTGACACTCCAACCTCGGCCGGTTTTGACGCTTTTTATCTCACCCGGGATTACGACTACTACAACAAACAGGAGATCAGCGGTGGCGTTTCTTTCTCCCGGCCGCTGATGCTTGACTACACCCGCGCCTATCTCGGTTTACGGGTAAGTGATGCCTATGTCCCGCCCGCTTCTATCACCGCCAGTTACAAGCCTTCAAAACTGTTCAATGTTTACCGGGACACAGTGCATAAAACCTCGTTTATTCCTTCAATCACCCTGACGCGCGACTCGCGCGACTACATCTACAACCCCTTGACCGGTTCGGCAATAACCTACACCGTTGACCTTTCTGTCGGTGACATCCGGTTCCAGCGTCACACCATCGACATCACCCAGCACCTTCCCCTTTTCTGGAAATTTGGCTTAAAAGGCAGAACCCGGTTCGGCTACATCACGGGCTTCTCGCCCGCTGATACCGTACCCCTTTACGAGAGGTTTTACCCCGGCGGCACCGGTCCTGATGGTATTCGGGGTTATGGCGAGCGCACGGTCGGTCCTTACGACGCTGGCTATCCGGTTGGCGGCAGAATGCTTGCCCTCTTCTCGCTGGAGTACAAACTTCGACTCAACCCGCAACTGTCATTCCTCGCCTTTTTCGATGCGGGCAACACCTGGGACCGGCCAAACCAGTTCAACCTTTCTGACCTGAAAAGGGGTGCGGGAATCGGTGTTCGTCTGGAAATACCGATGCTCGGTTTGATTGGGTTTGACTTGGGCTACGGGTTTGATAAAGCCCGACCGGGCTGGGAACCCCACTTCCAGTTAGGAACCACCTTTTAA
- a CDS encoding T9SS type A sorting domain-containing protein, whose translation MKKVLLFLTLLLIATPDLIPAHNITIDSHEIPLVIDTYGRYRQNQSLFYWTPFDSTRQVWDLTRYPGQLRAKLGLRDYTEGRYPAPDTMENDPPDPDVCEFDTLGNNAESEVYLYLDEFGLYADGIDFSQGGFRFLGNYRPDAVLYSLPLYYGSSWISAWSWQYEIIPGIPYQATEQHQKRIVAKGKVKVPMSGEYFWPCLVIKDYMVYSDNMGTNDRRWIYEWVVPGHFCGGNGVAAALSQNGAAPDFVTVETFMQLDTLVIPDWDLYPPRFGATTIWTDTSFTGPFTVSSVITDNNAVGAESLFYRINLNPTWTGVPADSQRGSTYYFTIPQVTAPARIDYYIWAMDEFSADNDIEFWTTFPFCSPESTMITFNVNLTGQEEFKPLLPGQAQLTLTPNPAKDFALFRLNHPFARTARVEIYRADGTLIKSLYLQPEANKTLSATWSTRQQPAGTYFYRCLAPNFTQTGKFTISK comes from the coding sequence ATGAAAAAAGTACTGCTATTCCTGACTTTACTATTGATTGCAACCCCGGACCTGATACCGGCGCACAACATTACGATTGACAGCCACGAAATCCCGCTCGTCATCGACACCTATGGAAGATACCGGCAGAACCAGTCCCTTTTTTACTGGACACCATTTGACTCCACCCGGCAGGTTTGGGACCTGACACGCTACCCTGGACAACTGCGTGCCAAACTCGGCTTACGCGACTACACCGAAGGCAGATATCCGGCACCGGACACAATGGAAAACGACCCACCAGACCCGGATGTGTGTGAGTTCGACACCCTCGGAAACAACGCCGAATCCGAAGTGTACCTCTACTTAGACGAGTTCGGGCTCTATGCCGACGGCATTGACTTCTCGCAGGGTGGTTTTCGTTTCCTCGGCAACTATCGGCCCGATGCCGTACTTTACAGCCTGCCGCTGTACTACGGTTCCAGCTGGATTTCCGCCTGGTCCTGGCAGTACGAAATCATTCCCGGCATACCCTATCAGGCAACAGAACAGCACCAGAAACGGATTGTTGCCAAAGGTAAGGTCAAAGTGCCAATGTCCGGTGAGTACTTCTGGCCCTGCCTCGTAATCAAAGATTATATGGTTTACTCCGACAATATGGGCACCAACGACCGGCGCTGGATTTACGAATGGGTTGTGCCCGGACACTTCTGCGGTGGCAACGGTGTTGCTGCGGCACTGAGCCAGAACGGTGCCGCACCGGACTTCGTCACCGTTGAAACCTTTATGCAACTGGACACCCTTGTCATCCCGGACTGGGACCTCTATCCCCCGCGCTTCGGCGCCACCACAATCTGGACCGACACATCCTTTACCGGTCCATTTACTGTCTCGTCAGTAATTACCGACAACAATGCGGTTGGTGCCGAGTCCCTTTTCTACCGCATCAACCTGAATCCAACCTGGACCGGCGTACCTGCCGACTCCCAGCGCGGCAGCACCTACTACTTCACCATTCCCCAGGTCACGGCACCGGCGCGCATCGACTACTACATCTGGGCAATGGACGAATTCTCTGCTGACAACGACATTGAATTCTGGACCACCTTTCCGTTCTGCTCACCGGAAAGCACAATGATTACCTTCAATGTCAACCTCACCGGTCAGGAAGAGTTCAAGCCCCTGCTTCCGGGTCAGGCACAACTGACCCTCACACCCAACCCGGCAAAAGATTTCGCCCTGTTCCGGCTTAACCATCCCTTTGCCCGCACCGCCCGAGTTGAAATCTACCGTGCCGACGGCACATTGATTAAATCGCTCTATCTCCAGCCTGAAGCAAACAAAACCCTTTCCGCTACCTGGTCCACCCGTCAGCAACCTGCCGGCACCTACTTCTACCGCTGCCTTGCACCGAACTTCACTCAAACCGGCAAATTTACCATCTCAAAATAA
- a CDS encoding T9SS type A sorting domain-containing protein translates to MLRRLTVIILTVFSLGIATRIWTPEELKTSLLFYQPSSCYRPDTVILGPRRFNYLQRIKLLCDFLVRYQVSDSTSPDYGGIIEAEHLPNIIETDNTQEALWVWTRWYELTLRDDYQQNISRAWHYILNHPAYQEHQGNPANIWYAVWNCGLGMWAEALYRRVYNDSTYLFYGDSCRDFYLTHPLNPANYLENFVTAQSSGMAYDYARERNDPVLKDSALVRGMRVKNWIEENARNRLGFQNWAMCGGTAFWGVAKTFCQDDTVAGKRWLLTYAESLPGFYPTGTWNCSHNIWLANAYRAAAELTSNPAYFIYHQYLTDTLLMKDTDLDGGIPATWTDPNTQDQTWVSTYLDFMGMDRLVSPVYDNDLSVLQFVQPAIGRLYLIGDTVDVRVPVANVGRNNAPLTTLTLFVDSVPIDSTTVPSLPFLATDTFAFSPLHLNTSGPLELRAVLRPDQNTKNDTTAQLLKVYKHCTITGTLIDSLNSSPVMAKIKAQLFGRSAIWDSTSTDSLGNFSLSLIDSVFVLTVEPPPPYHHFSRNIRFNRDTTITLNAQPAAVLIVNNDSLRNYTAFYTTTLDTLGVSYCIWLRDSAGPLPGSLLDRLQNRTVIWFTGNTRYQTVPAEDQDTLTQFVLRGGNLLLTGQNIAEELARTQFLETIAGCRFDSSGYSGFLVFGNRADSVGRAVIGTATAGGNGANNQTSRDIIAPTGNSRLFLLYDTTTNLGAGVRNQLPSGGRIITLGFGFEAVNKPASRPNYFTRVQLMNTMLQWLIYGTGISETSPIETTNKPPVTITPTVFQNHLLIVCDQSLPITIFDLSGRQVFSTRIPAGKTRLRLSGLKTGIYFLRAGTDSPSRLIKIK, encoded by the coding sequence ATGTTGCGCCGGTTAACAGTTATCATCCTTACTGTTTTCTCTCTCGGCATCGCAACCCGCATCTGGACACCAGAAGAACTGAAAACCAGTCTCCTGTTTTATCAACCTTCCTCGTGTTATCGCCCGGACACAGTGATTTTAGGACCAAGGCGGTTCAACTATCTGCAACGGATAAAACTTTTGTGCGACTTTCTTGTCCGATATCAGGTTAGTGACTCAACATCACCGGACTATGGCGGCATAATTGAAGCCGAGCATCTGCCCAATATCATTGAAACCGACAACACCCAGGAGGCGCTCTGGGTCTGGACCCGCTGGTACGAACTTACCCTACGGGACGACTATCAACAGAACATCAGTCGCGCCTGGCACTACATCCTTAACCATCCCGCTTATCAGGAACACCAGGGAAACCCCGCAAACATCTGGTATGCGGTCTGGAACTGCGGACTCGGAATGTGGGCTGAGGCGCTTTATCGCCGGGTTTACAACGACTCAACCTACCTTTTTTATGGGGACTCGTGCCGGGACTTTTATCTCACCCATCCGCTCAATCCGGCAAACTATCTGGAAAACTTTGTAACCGCCCAGAGCTCGGGAATGGCTTACGACTATGCCCGGGAAAGAAACGACCCGGTTTTGAAGGACAGCGCGCTCGTCCGGGGAATGAGGGTTAAAAATTGGATTGAAGAAAATGCCCGCAACCGATTGGGTTTTCAGAACTGGGCGATGTGTGGCGGCACCGCTTTCTGGGGTGTTGCAAAGACCTTCTGTCAGGACGACACTGTCGCGGGTAAGAGGTGGCTTTTGACCTATGCGGAATCGCTGCCCGGATTTTATCCCACCGGCACCTGGAACTGCTCCCACAACATCTGGCTTGCCAACGCCTATCGGGCTGCAGCAGAGTTGACCAGTAACCCCGCTTATTTTATCTACCACCAGTACCTCACCGACACCCTTCTGATGAAGGACACCGACCTTGACGGTGGCATCCCGGCAACCTGGACCGACCCGAACACCCAGGACCAGACCTGGGTTTCAACCTATCTTGACTTTATGGGAATGGACCGGCTGGTAAGTCCGGTTTATGACAATGACCTCAGTGTGTTGCAGTTTGTTCAGCCGGCAATCGGGCGCCTTTATCTTATCGGCGACACCGTAGATGTCCGGGTGCCGGTTGCCAATGTGGGCAGAAACAACGCCCCTTTAACAACCCTGACCCTGTTTGTTGATAGTGTACCAATTGATTCCACTACCGTGCCTTCTTTGCCCTTTCTTGCCACCGATACCTTTGCCTTCTCGCCCCTGCATCTCAACACCTCAGGTCCGCTGGAACTTCGTGCGGTGTTGCGCCCGGACCAGAATACGAAAAACGACACAACAGCACAGTTGTTAAAGGTTTATAAACATTGCACCATTACCGGCACCTTAATTGACTCGCTTAACAGTAGCCCGGTGATGGCGAAAATCAAAGCGCAACTTTTCGGCCGAAGCGCAATCTGGGACTCAACGTCCACCGACTCACTGGGTAACTTTTCGCTGAGTTTGATTGACTCGGTATTTGTTTTAACCGTTGAACCACCACCCCCTTACCATCACTTTAGCCGCAACATCCGGTTCAACCGCGACACCACTATTACCCTCAATGCCCAGCCCGCTGCGGTGCTGATTGTCAACAACGACAGTTTAAGAAATTACACCGCTTTTTACACCACCACCCTTGACACACTCGGTGTTTCCTACTGTATCTGGCTAAGAGACAGTGCCGGACCCCTGCCGGGTAGTTTACTTGACCGGTTGCAGAACCGCACCGTCATCTGGTTTACCGGCAACACCCGATATCAGACCGTACCCGCCGAAGACCAGGACACCCTGACCCAATTCGTTTTGCGCGGTGGCAACCTTTTGCTCACCGGTCAGAACATCGCCGAAGAACTTGCCCGCACCCAATTTCTGGAAACAATCGCGGGCTGCCGGTTTGACTCTTCCGGTTATTCAGGATTTCTGGTGTTTGGCAACCGGGCAGATTCGGTTGGAAGAGCGGTAATCGGTACCGCGACCGCGGGCGGCAATGGCGCCAACAATCAAACCTCAAGGGACATCATCGCACCAACCGGCAATAGCCGGCTGTTTCTCCTTTACGACACCACAACCAACCTTGGTGCCGGAGTGCGAAACCAGTTACCCTCGGGCGGTCGGATTATCACCCTTGGATTTGGGTTTGAAGCGGTCAATAAGCCCGCATCCCGACCCAACTATTTCACCCGGGTGCAACTGATGAACACGATGCTCCAGTGGCTGATTTACGGCACCGGCATAAGCGAAACGAGCCCGATTGAAACCACCAATAAACCACCCGTTACCATCACCCCGACAGTTTTTCAAAACCATCTGCTCATCGTTTGCGACCAGAGCCTGCCCATCACGATTTTTGACCTCTCAGGCCGGCAGGTTTTCTCAACCCGTATCCCCGCGGGAAAGACCAGACTGCGACTATCAGGTCTCAAAACCGGGATATACTTCCTGCGTGCCGGTACTGATTCACCAAGCCGATTGATAAAGATAAAATAA